A region of Mesorhizobium sp. M3A.F.Ca.ET.080.04.2.1 DNA encodes the following proteins:
- a CDS encoding cytochrome P450: MIKLKYFKAIFAAQKDKIQPSEMPPFDINRLRKTGISARIAKFILEDHPRPFLAFLRRFWPNFALGRFLLVTKGVDVRDILERGDEFETPYGPEMTELGGSTFILGMQDGAAYRQMKSAVLSAFPPAVVEAVVRPIAERHAREIMSRAAPGFDAVAELMKIVPVRICRDYFGLDIDDETEFADWSIALSALFFSDPTADPATRQLAVVGSDRLIKVIDRSIAAIRGRAAPDNRPLPQLVEFMDQGRLSLADVHSIMLGMVAGFVPTNVLAAGNCLDVILSRSDARQAVDAALAENDTDKLDRAILEAMRFKPIWIGPWRYTRRDAVIGKGTRRERVVRAGTVVMPATLSAMFDPEIVQRPNEFDISRPHRDYMVFGHGIHLCIGAEIARIQIGECVRALFSKPKLSRVRGRAGKLVYVGAYPANLKVDFEPSPLCRTVEQSMVTVVCPVTGAVPLDAVREKVAALGNPAAKLLRDALDDVGTIHFTSLAVADTGKNEASDHETGALVLEISGDGSSDDVIADLTKAIGTHLRPIFRGACGLSDGGALEDFLRKYSVEISPSFGSAAGLVFSGTPGHSVQRIKAEQELFEAVRGIVEQPRRGTGNAPAVLAEARRHVQELGTFAWAFEPAESLLEKPRGRLRDALKATLFAPPVLVSLVAAWLAGAWMTYAKVFDPVGGFTFRNLWIAGTSLLLSALGILFCAVLLLGLCFWLLRRREDKDRPQSVSIGIGALDRILANEDHAAQNHLTAISTMKPGLLRRLALRLTFYLISIAARKVFKPGFLNTINTIHFARWILLPGTNRLMFFSNYGGSWESYLEDFIAKASAGLTGVWSNTEGYPRTRWLFLDGARDGDRFKRWARRQQVPTLFWYSAYPHLNTARIRINSGIRRGLASAIGNQARDWLSLFGSLPRPATEKTAVQKTTSLLANVSSAFPLPLEQQLETGEIQSIFFGPFGALGKGHMLAIQVPDHLQAASRRAWLDFVLARTSFGDSVPVERAMIVAFGPDGLRRLGLRGGVDNDPLETFPVAFRHGMGNPERSRILDDSGADAPDKWEWGSLDRPIDAVVVCYARTPERLQAEVAAVTEATVSAGMKIAAELPLAVNRKPEADGDKSARAAKQDDAAKGAGRQQRERAYEHFGFVDGISQPIIRGTARANKGAASMHLVAPGEFLFGYRDEHGFYPSSPSVAAAQDRTGILSQVRRSRHIPGLPPPPRDFGRNGSFLVVRQFEQHVDRFQDYCKEAAVRAARDTGNAAVTQDWVAAKMLGRWQNGSSLTRNPDRPGRAVDNDFALGAEDPQGHHCPLGAHIRRSNPRDSLGEDRETQIQIGKRHRILRVGRTYEKKKKGGKVEKGLLFMCLNADIERQYEFIQQTWVSQTSFQGLVAEKDPMIGTQGSANGRFTIPAWEKVTVLEKMPQFVTTKGGGYFFMPSRSALRYLISRL, encoded by the coding sequence ATGATCAAGCTGAAATACTTCAAAGCCATCTTCGCAGCCCAGAAAGACAAGATCCAGCCGTCGGAGATGCCGCCGTTCGACATCAATCGGTTGCGCAAAACCGGCATATCGGCGCGCATTGCCAAGTTCATTCTCGAGGATCATCCGCGTCCGTTTCTGGCTTTCCTGCGACGCTTCTGGCCGAATTTTGCCCTGGGCAGGTTTCTTCTCGTCACCAAGGGTGTGGACGTTCGCGACATATTGGAGCGCGGCGACGAATTCGAAACGCCCTACGGACCGGAAATGACCGAACTGGGGGGATCGACCTTCATTCTCGGCATGCAGGATGGAGCTGCCTATCGGCAGATGAAGTCCGCGGTGCTGAGCGCCTTTCCGCCGGCTGTGGTCGAAGCCGTCGTCAGGCCGATCGCCGAGCGCCATGCGCGCGAGATCATGAGCCGCGCCGCCCCCGGTTTCGATGCTGTCGCGGAGCTGATGAAGATCGTGCCGGTGCGCATCTGCCGCGACTATTTCGGCCTTGATATCGACGACGAAACCGAATTCGCCGATTGGTCGATCGCGCTGAGCGCGCTGTTCTTTTCCGATCCTACCGCCGACCCCGCCACGCGCCAGCTTGCCGTCGTCGGTAGTGATCGCCTGATCAAGGTCATCGACCGTTCGATTGCCGCGATCAGGGGCAGGGCAGCGCCCGATAACCGGCCGCTGCCGCAGTTGGTCGAGTTTATGGACCAAGGCCGCCTGTCGCTGGCCGATGTCCATTCCATCATGCTCGGCATGGTGGCCGGATTTGTGCCGACCAACGTGCTTGCCGCCGGCAATTGCCTGGACGTGATCCTGTCGCGTTCGGATGCGCGACAGGCAGTTGACGCGGCCCTTGCCGAGAACGACACCGACAAACTCGACCGGGCGATCCTCGAGGCTATGCGCTTCAAGCCGATTTGGATCGGACCCTGGCGCTACACCAGGCGCGACGCGGTGATCGGCAAGGGCACGCGCCGGGAGCGGGTGGTCAGGGCTGGAACGGTGGTGATGCCGGCGACGCTTTCGGCCATGTTCGATCCTGAGATCGTGCAGAGGCCAAACGAGTTCGACATCTCGCGTCCGCATCGCGACTACATGGTGTTCGGCCACGGCATCCATCTGTGCATCGGTGCCGAGATCGCTCGAATCCAGATTGGCGAATGCGTGCGTGCCCTGTTCAGCAAGCCGAAGCTCAGCCGCGTCCGCGGCCGGGCCGGCAAGCTGGTCTATGTCGGCGCCTATCCGGCGAACCTCAAGGTCGATTTCGAACCGTCACCGCTCTGCCGCACGGTCGAACAGTCCATGGTCACGGTGGTCTGCCCGGTCACCGGGGCCGTTCCGCTGGACGCTGTGCGCGAAAAGGTCGCCGCTCTTGGCAATCCGGCAGCCAAGCTGTTGCGCGACGCGCTCGACGACGTCGGCACCATCCATTTCACCAGCCTTGCCGTTGCCGATACCGGCAAGAACGAGGCTTCGGACCACGAGACCGGAGCCCTTGTCCTGGAAATTTCGGGCGACGGCAGCAGCGACGACGTCATCGCTGACTTGACGAAAGCCATCGGAACTCATCTGCGGCCGATCTTCAGGGGCGCATGCGGCCTGTCCGACGGTGGCGCGCTGGAGGATTTCCTGCGCAAATATAGTGTCGAGATCTCGCCATCCTTTGGCAGCGCGGCCGGTCTGGTGTTTTCGGGAACGCCTGGCCACTCGGTCCAGCGCATCAAGGCCGAGCAGGAGCTTTTCGAAGCCGTCCGAGGTATCGTCGAGCAGCCGCGACGGGGCACCGGAAACGCGCCCGCGGTGCTGGCCGAAGCGCGTCGCCATGTCCAGGAGCTGGGAACATTCGCCTGGGCCTTCGAGCCAGCCGAGAGCCTGCTGGAAAAGCCGCGCGGCCGCTTGCGAGACGCGTTGAAGGCGACGTTGTTTGCTCCGCCGGTCCTTGTGAGCCTCGTGGCCGCGTGGCTCGCCGGCGCCTGGATGACCTATGCCAAAGTGTTCGACCCAGTGGGCGGGTTCACCTTCCGCAACCTTTGGATCGCCGGCACCTCGCTGTTGTTGAGCGCGCTCGGGATCCTGTTTTGCGCCGTGCTGTTGCTGGGGCTGTGCTTCTGGCTGTTGCGGCGCCGCGAGGACAAGGATCGCCCGCAAAGCGTCTCGATCGGGATTGGGGCGCTGGACAGGATCCTGGCCAACGAGGATCACGCAGCGCAGAACCACCTGACGGCGATCTCGACGATGAAGCCCGGTCTCCTGCGGCGGCTCGCGCTCAGGCTTACTTTCTACCTGATCTCGATCGCGGCGCGCAAAGTGTTCAAGCCGGGCTTTCTCAACACCATCAACACGATCCATTTCGCGCGCTGGATCCTGCTGCCGGGCACAAACCGGCTGATGTTCTTTTCCAACTACGGCGGCAGCTGGGAAAGCTATCTGGAGGACTTCATCGCCAAGGCCTCCGCCGGCCTGACCGGCGTGTGGAGCAACACGGAAGGCTATCCGCGCACCCGCTGGCTGTTCCTGGATGGTGCGCGCGATGGCGACCGGTTCAAGCGCTGGGCGCGACGCCAGCAGGTGCCGACCCTGTTCTGGTATTCCGCCTATCCTCATCTCAACACAGCGCGCATCCGCATCAATTCAGGGATCCGGCGCGGCCTTGCTTCCGCCATAGGCAACCAGGCGCGCGACTGGCTGAGCCTGTTCGGTTCGCTGCCGCGTCCGGCAACCGAAAAGACCGCCGTTCAAAAGACCACCTCGCTGCTGGCCAATGTCAGTTCGGCCTTCCCCCTCCCGCTCGAGCAGCAACTGGAGACCGGCGAGATCCAATCCATTTTCTTCGGCCCGTTCGGCGCGCTCGGCAAAGGACATATGCTGGCAATTCAGGTGCCGGACCATCTGCAGGCGGCAAGCCGCAGGGCGTGGCTGGACTTCGTCCTGGCACGGACGAGCTTCGGCGACAGCGTGCCGGTCGAGCGGGCCATGATCGTGGCCTTCGGTCCTGATGGGCTCAGGCGCCTGGGCCTGCGGGGCGGGGTCGACAACGATCCGCTCGAAACCTTCCCCGTCGCCTTCCGGCACGGCATGGGCAATCCGGAACGCAGCCGCATTCTCGACGATTCCGGCGCCGATGCACCGGACAAATGGGAATGGGGTTCGCTCGACAGGCCCATCGACGCGGTCGTCGTCTGCTACGCCAGAACGCCCGAGCGACTTCAGGCCGAAGTTGCCGCCGTGACCGAAGCAACGGTCAGCGCGGGGATGAAAATAGCCGCCGAATTGCCACTCGCCGTAAATCGCAAGCCGGAAGCGGACGGCGACAAGTCAGCGCGTGCCGCAAAGCAGGATGACGCCGCAAAAGGAGCCGGCAGGCAGCAACGCGAGCGGGCCTACGAGCATTTCGGCTTTGTCGACGGAATCTCGCAGCCGATCATCCGCGGCACCGCGCGCGCCAACAAGGGTGCCGCATCCATGCATCTCGTCGCACCGGGGGAGTTCCTGTTCGGCTATCGTGACGAGCACGGTTTCTATCCGTCATCGCCCTCCGTCGCCGCGGCGCAGGACCGGACCGGGATCCTCTCGCAGGTGCGCCGCAGCCGTCACATTCCAGGCCTGCCGCCACCGCCGCGCGATTTCGGCCGCAACGGCTCATTCCTCGTCGTGCGCCAGTTCGAGCAGCACGTCGACCGCTTCCAGGACTACTGCAAGGAGGCCGCCGTACGGGCCGCACGCGACACCGGCAACGCGGCCGTCACGCAAGACTGGGTCGCCGCCAAGATGCTCGGCCGCTGGCAGAACGGCAGCTCGCTGACGCGCAATCCCGACCGCCCGGGACGCGCGGTGGACAATGACTTCGCCCTCGGCGCCGAGGATCCGCAGGGCCATCATTGTCCTCTCGGCGCCCATATTCGCCGTTCCAACCCGCGCGATTCGCTGGGAGAGGACCGCGAGACGCAGATCCAGATCGGCAAGCGTCACCGCATCCTCCGGGTCGGCCGCACCTACGAGAAAAAGAAGAAAGGCGGGAAAGTCGAGAAAGGCCTGCTGTTCATGTGCCTCAACGCCGATATCGAGCGGCAGTACGAGTTCATCCAGCAGACCTGGGTGTCGCAGACCTCGTTCCAGGGTCTGGTGGCCGAGAAGGACCCGATGATCGGCACGCAGGGCAGCGCCAATGGCCGTTTCACCATTCCTGCCTGGGAAAAAGTGACGGTGCTGGAGAAGATGCCGCAATTCGTCACCACCAAGGGCGGCGGCTATTTCTTCATGCCAAGCCGCTCGGCGCTGCGCTACCTGATCTCGCGGCTCTGA